A stretch of DNA from Streptomyces venezuelae:
CTACGTCGGCGACCTCCGCAGCAAGACCTCGGGTCGCGCCAGCTACTCGATGCAGTTCGACTCCTACGCCGAGGTTCCGCGGAACGTCGCCGAGGAGATCATCGCGAAGGCCAAGGGCGAGTAACTCTTCCGAGTTCACGCTTTAGGCTTGTCACCGGAACCTCTGGGGCAACAACGGCAACAGCTTTGTTGCCCCGGAGGAACCGGCATTCCAGCAAAGATCACCTGGCGCCGATGAGTAAGGCGTACAGAACCACTTCCCAGGAGGACCCCAGTGGCGAAGGCGAAGTTCGAGCGGACTAAGCCGCACGTCAACATCGGCACCATCGGTCACATTGACCACGGTAAGACGACCCTTACGGCCGCCATTACCAAGGTGCTGCACGACGCGTACCCCGACCTGAACGAGGCCTCGGCCTTTGACCAGATCGACAAGGCTCCTGAGGAGCGCCAGCGCGGTATCACGATCTCGATCGCGCACGTCGAGTACCAGACCGAGGCGCGTCACTACGCCCACGTCGACTGCCCGGGTCACGCGGACTACATCAAGAACATGATCACCGGTGCCGCGCAGATGGACGGCGCGATCCTCGTGGTCGCCGCCACCGACGGCCCGATGCCGCAGACCAAGGAGCACGTGCTCCTGGCCCGCCAGGTCGGCGTCCCCTCCATCGTTGTCGCCCTGAACAAGGCCGACATGGTGGACGACGAGGAGATCCTGGAGCTCGTCGAGCTCGAGGTCCGTGAGCTCCTCTCCGAGTACGACTTCCCGGGCGACGACGTCCCGGTCGTCCAGGTCTCGGCGCTCAAGGCCCTCGAGGGTGACAAGGAGTGGGGCGAGAAGCTCCTCGGCCTCATGTCGGCCGTGGATGACTTCATCCCGACCCCCCCGCGTGACACCGACAAGCCCTTCCTGATGCCGGTCGAGGACGTCTTCACGATCACCGGTCGCGGTACGGTCGTCACCGGCCGTATCGAGCGTGGTGTCCTGAAGGTCAACGAGACCGTCGACATCATCGGTATCAAGGAAGAGAAGACCACCACCACGGTCACCGGTATCGAGATGTTCCGCAAGCTGCTCGACGAGGGCCAGGCCGGTGAGAACGTCGGTCTGCTCCTCCGTGGCATCAAGCGCGAGGACGTCGAGCGCGGCCAGGTCATCATCAAGCCCGGTTCGGTTACCCCGCACACCGAGTTTGAGGCCCAGGCCTACATCCTGTCGAAGGACGAGGGTGGCCGTCACACCCCGTTCTTCAACAACTACCGCCCGCAGTTCTACTTCCGTACCACGGACGTGACCGGCGTCGTGACCCTCCCCGAGGGCACCGAGATGGTCATGCCGGGCGACAACACCGAGATGACGGTCGCGCTGATCCAGCCGGTCGCCATGGAGGAGGGCCTGAAGTTCGCCATCCGTGAGGGTGGCCGGACCGTCGGCGCCGGCCAGGTCACCAAGATCACGAAGTAAGTTTCGACTTCTTCAGGTCTGACCTGGTAGCTCTCTCCAGAGCTGCTTGAAGGGCCCCGGGATTCGTCCCGGGGCCCTTCGTCATGTCCGCCTTGCGGTGCTCACTGGTACCGGGGGAGGTCGCTGGTCGAGATCGTCCAGTCGGCGATCGTGACGTCTTCGCCGTACACGAAGTCCTTGCGCGTCGCGTACCGGGGGCCGGCCGGGGTCTGGTGGATGTCGGAGAAGACGGCACCCGTGCCGGTGCGCGGGTCGAACACCGCGTATACGGGAATGCCGATGAGCGGATAGTCCCGGACCTTGCCCACCCAGTCGTTGTCGGGGTTGGAGCGGGAGACGACCTCGATTGCCGCGATCAGCGTGCGGGGGTCGAAGGAGCCCTCGCCCTCCATGTCCTCGCGCGAGATCACCATGACGTCGGGGTGGCGCTTGATCCCTTCGGGAGCGTCCTCCACGTCGGGCGTTCCCGAGTACGCCCACACCCCGTCCGGCATGACCTTCTCCAGCCGTCGGCTGACCAGACCGGTGGTCAGCTCGTGAGGCCGGCCGGGGGACAGCAAGTCGTGCACGATCCCCTCTTTGGTGATCTCGAACTTTCCGGGGAGCCCCTCCCGCATCTGGTCGACCGCCTCGCGCATCGCCTGGTACTGGCGGCTCCCCTGCCGAGAGTCGTCCGGTGCGATCGTCATGGTGTCGGCTCCTCGCTCATGCCCGTGGGCCCGAGTCATCACCTTCATGCTAAGCAGCCTCCGGGGCGAGGGTTGGAGCAGTCGAGGCAGCGGCCCGGGGTGGGGGAGCGGAAGGCGCGGTCGCAGCCGTCGCAGGTCTGGAAGGGGTCCGGTGGTACGTACGGGACGCGGGGCGGGGGTTTCGGCAGCGCGGGCGGGAGCTGCGCGGCCAGCCGGTGCGCGATCAGTCCGCCCGGGTTGAGCAGGGGTGGGGGAGGTTGACGGAAAGGGCCTGCGTGATCGCCTGATGGTGCGCCCCGAGCTCGAGCCAGGCTTCGACCCCGGGCGCGAGTCTCTGTACGTCGCGCCTGCTGAGCAGCAGCCGTGGATCGGTACGGCGGAGCTCGGAGAGCAGTTCCTCGGCGAGCCGGCGGCGGGGTGGGTTGTCGGCGTTGCGGGGGGTGGGGATGGGGGTGGGGGCGGGTTCCGGGGCGGGCTCGGGTTCTGGTTCTGGTTCTGGGTCCGGAGCGGCGGGCTCGGGTTCCGGCTCGGGTTCCGGGTCTGGGGCGGGCTCGGGCTCGGGTTCCGGGTCTGGGGCGGGCTCCGGCTCCTGCTCCGGCTCTGGGCCAGGCTCGGGCTCGAGCTGCGGCTCTGGGGCAGGCTCCGGCTCGGGTTGCGGCTCCGGCTCGGGGTCCGGTGGCGGGGTGGGGGCCTCGGGGGAGTGAAGCGCTCCGGGCTGGTTGAAGGACACCATTCGGGTGATGACCTGCCCGCTGGGCAGGCGCTCCCGCGGCCGGGCCAGATAGCCGTGCTCCTCCAGCTCGCGCAGCCCCGCGGCGATCCGGGCCTCGCTCTCCGGGAACCGCTCGGCCAGCCGTTTCACGCCGATCCTGGTCCCGCTGGGCAGGGACTGGATGTGCACCGCGAGGGCGATCGCGACGAGCGACAGCTGCCGGTGCTGGGCGAGGTGGTTGCCGATCACGGTGAAGCGGCTGGCCTGCCGTGTCTTGATGTGCACGATGCCGGGGTGCGAAACGCCGGACGGGAGGCGCAGAGGCGCGCTAAGCTGCCTGAAAGCCATAGGGAAGTTGTTGTCTTCCTGCTTGGTAGCCAGAGGAAGGTTCGTCTTCCTCTTGGTTAGGCCCTCGTGCCGGGATGCCACTCCCGACGGGGGCCGACGTCTTTTCTGCGGTCGCCGCGAGCATATGCCAGCGAACCCCCTTGAAAGCCAGCCCAGTTGGGAAACCTCACCCGTGCGAGTTACGGGGAGGCTGGAGGGGATTGGCAGGGTTCTTTCGTCCCCCCGTCCTTTGGCAATTAAGCAGTCCCACGCGGCCGGGTCCCATTTCACCGGGTCGTCCCTGTGCCGACCCGGTGAAATGGGACCCGGTCATTTCCCCGCCCTTTCCACAGGCTGTGGAGGGGCGGCGGCGCCCACCGCCGGGGGCTGTGAGAAGCTCCGCGTCGCAAAGATCAAGCCGGTTCAGGGGTGGGGCAGTGGTTTCCGACGAGGAGTGGGACGAGTTCGCGCGCAAGGCCGCGGAGGACCGGCAGGGCGCGCCCAAGGAGCCGTCCGCGCGGGCGCGGATGGTGACCGAGCGGCTGCGGCAGGAGGAGGAAGAGCGGGCCAAGGCCGGGAGGAAGCGATTCGGCCGGCGAGCCGAGCCGGTACGGAACGAGCCGCCCGGCTGGCGCACCGGGCCCGCCTGGCAGGAGATGCAGGGCCGCAGGAGCGGCAGCAGGGTCAAGGCCGGGCTGGCGATCGTGCTGATCGCAGGGCTGGCCCTGGTGGTGCTGCGCCCCGAGCTGCTCATCGACCGGATCAGCGGCAAGGCCGAGCAGGACGAGAAGAGCCGGCAGCCGCTGGCCGCGGAGTCCGTACGGCCGACCGCGGCGCCGGAGCAGGTCTACCCGGACCAGCCGACGCTGAAGGAACCTTTCCGCGGGTCCCCGGCCGCCCAGTGGGCCGACGGGGCCGCCGGGATCGAGCTGCCCGAGGCCAAGGCCGTCGGCGGCCTCACCAAGGAGCAGGTGGCGGACGCGGTCAGCCGTACCAAGGCGCTGCTCGTGGCGGCCAACCTCGACCCCC
This window harbors:
- a CDS encoding Uma2 family endonuclease, which codes for MTIAPDDSRQGSRQYQAMREAVDQMREGLPGKFEITKEGIVHDLLSPGRPHELTTGLVSRRLEKVMPDGVWAYSGTPDVEDAPEGIKRHPDVMVISREDMEGEGSFDPRTLIAAIEVVSRSNPDNDWVGKVRDYPLIGIPVYAVFDPRTGTGAVFSDIHQTPAGPRYATRKDFVYGEDVTIADWTISTSDLPRYQ
- the tuf gene encoding elongation factor Tu codes for the protein MAKAKFERTKPHVNIGTIGHIDHGKTTLTAAITKVLHDAYPDLNEASAFDQIDKAPEERQRGITISIAHVEYQTEARHYAHVDCPGHADYIKNMITGAAQMDGAILVVAATDGPMPQTKEHVLLARQVGVPSIVVALNKADMVDDEEILELVELEVRELLSEYDFPGDDVPVVQVSALKALEGDKEWGEKLLGLMSAVDDFIPTPPRDTDKPFLMPVEDVFTITGRGTVVTGRIERGVLKVNETVDIIGIKEEKTTTTVTGIEMFRKLLDEGQAGENVGLLLRGIKREDVERGQVIIKPGSVTPHTEFEAQAYILSKDEGGRHTPFFNNYRPQFYFRTTDVTGVVTLPEGTEMVMPGDNTEMTVALIQPVAMEEGLKFAIREGGRTVGAGQVTKITK
- a CDS encoding helix-turn-helix domain-containing protein — translated: MHIKTRQASRFTVIGNHLAQHRQLSLVAIALAVHIQSLPSGTRIGVKRLAERFPESEARIAAGLRELEEHGYLARPRERLPSGQVITRMVSFNQPGALHSPEAPTPPPDPEPEPQPEPEPAPEPQLEPEPGPEPEQEPEPAPDPEPEPEPAPDPEPEPEPEPAAPDPEPEPEPEPAPEPAPTPIPTPRNADNPPRRRLAEELLSELRRTDPRLLLSRRDVQRLAPGVEAWLELGAHHQAITQALSVNLPHPCSTRAD